Genomic DNA from Candidatus Methylomirabilota bacterium:
CCATCGTGGACGGTCGCTGCACGGCCGGTCTGCTCGAGGACGTCGCCCAGGTCCGGCGTGTCGGTGGACCGACCATCGTCACCGCCGCCGATCTCGAGTGGGTGTGGCCGCGACTGCCCGGCCTCGCCGATCTCCTGGAAGCCCCGCGCTTCCGGCTGGCCCTCGACGCGCTGGCCACCCACCGTCGGGAGGCCAACCCGCGGCTGGCGGCGGTGAAGCTCTGGGCCGGGAGTGAGGCATTGATGGCGTGCAACGTGGAACAGCGTGGCCGCCTGGCCGGTCGGGTCGCCGCCGCCCTCGAGCCGCACGGGCCTGGACGCCGCGAGCTCTACGAGCGCGTCACCGATCTCGAGGCCACGCGCGCGCGGGTGCTCCTGAGCGAGCTGCTCTCGCCGGACGACATCGACGGCCACCTGGGCGAAGTTCGCGCGCTGCTGGCGCGCCTGCTCCGGGCGATCGTCGACGCCGGCCGCCTGTCGTCTCCCGCCGCCCTCGATCAGTCGCTCTTCTGCTAGACTTCAATCAGTGGCCGACGCCCCCAAGCGCATCCTGATCATCGACGACGATGCCGCGCTGGTCGACGTCCTGCGCGAGTACATCGACACCCACTTCGCCCAGAACACCTACATCGTGGAGACGGCCGGGAACGGCCCCGACGGCCTCCGGGTGGTGCGCGGCCAGCGTCCCGACCTGGTCATTCTGGACATCGAGATGCCGGAGATGAACGGGGTGGAGGTGCTCAAGCAGATCCGCGCGATCGATCCGCGGATTCCGGTCATCATGCTGACCGGGACGGCCGACATGACGGCGACCGCGGCCACCCTGGAGCACGGGGCCGTGTCCTACGCTCCCAAGCCCCTGAATCTTCAATATCTCGATCACCTGCTCGCCCTGTACCTGACGCCACCCCGCGGGCGGCCATCGGGGCCGCCCCGACTCTAGCTTAGCTCGGAGCGAGGCGGCCGCGACCTCGTGGCCTTCCGGCCGGTGCGTTGGCGTGGGATTAAGGTGTATGATCCGGGGTCAGGAGATGTGATATGCGCCGAACGGTCGCTGTCCTGCTCGTCGCGGTCCTTCTCGTCGCGCTGGCCGCGCCCGCCGCTCAGGCCGGCAGTGCCGCCAAGATCGCCCTCGGGCTGGCCTCGTTCGCCGTCTTCAACCAGCTCTTCGCTCCGGCGCTCTATGCGCGGCCCGTGTACGCAGCGCCGGTCATCGTGAGCCAGCCCGCCGTGATCTACGCTGCGCCGGTCTACGCGTATCCGAGCGGGTATTCCGTCTACCCGAATCAGTACGTGGCCATTCAACCGCCTGCGCCCATGCCGACGGTCGTCCAGTACCCGCACGGCCGGTATGAGCTACGAGGCGATGGGGTCACGGTCGCCTATCACTGGGTGTGGATTCCCAATCCACCGCCCCCGCCTCCGCCGCCCCTCAGTTCCGCTCCGCCGAGCTACAGCGCACCCTCGCCGCGCTGAGGCGGATATACTCCTCGAGCGTCCAGCGTCAGCGGCGCCCCGCGCGCCCGGCCGGTCTCATGACCACCGTTGCGCGTTGGCGCGATAACGCTCCGGAATGTTGTTCAGGCGATCGGTCCAGTGCGCCTCGCCCTCCTCGTCGGTCCAACGGTAGATTTCGCCTGGGGACGCGGATGATCGCGGCTGCGCGGGCGGCATCGAGGACGAGTCGGCCGGCGGCGCTTTGGACGGCGGCTCTGGAGGCACGCCCGCTGGCGCCTCGGATGGAGGAGGGGGAGGTGGCTTCGGAATCCAGACCCACACGTACGGGGTCGTGACGCCATCTCCGCGGAGCTGGTACCACCCGGTTGGATGCTCGATGACAGTTGGTATGGGCGGGGGAGCCGGCGCCACACTCACGACGGGCGGCTGGGCATAGACGACGGGCGGCGGCTGGGCGTATACGATCGGCGGCGCGGACACGATGACTGGCGGTGCGGAGACGACGACCGGGAAGAACGGGCCGGTCACGATCGCTGGTGCCCCAAACTTGGGGAAGAAGTGCTGCCGGGGAACAAAGAAGTGGTGCCGGGGAACAATGGTCGTGACGACGCTCGGTGTCGGCGCCACAAAGATTCTCGGTCCTGGACGAACGACCACCGGGCTGGGCGAAGCAACGACAACGCGGCCGCGAGGGGAGACGACAACCACACCCCCACGCTGACCCCGCCCCCCTGCCCACGCTGAACTCGGCAGAAGGACGAGCCCCACCACGGCCATGATGAGGAGAGGGCGAGCGCGCTCCATCGGCGTCCCTCCCACCGCCCGCTTGGCGGTGTCGCCCCTAGTGTCCTCCGATTCGCGGCGCCGTCAAGCCGCCGAAACTGCCATCCCCTCGGAATTCGGTGGTGTATCGTAACTAACGATCAGGCTTGGCCTGGAGGGCTAGCCTCAACTGGTAAGGCAGTGGACTTGAAATCCACCGGGGCGCACGCCCCTTGGGGGTTCGAATCCCTCGCCCTCCGCCATCCTTTCGACGATGCTACGCGGCGCTGGGCCGCCGATGATCCGGCGGGATCTCTCCACGCCAGGCGCCGGTCTCCCGGCCGCGCGCCTCGATGAACTCCTTGAAGCGTTCCAGATCCCCCTCGACCCTGCTCGACACGACGCCGATAGCGTCGCCGACGTTTTCCACCGCGCCTTCGGGGTCGTACTCGAGCTGGAGCATCACCTTGGAGCGCGAGTCGCTGAGGCGGTGGAAGGTCACGACCCCCGCGTTGTGCGCCCCCTCACGGTTGCGCCACGCGATGCGTTCGTCCGGGCGCTGTTCGGTGATCTCCGCCTCCCACTCTTTCTCGCGCCCGCCAATCTCGGCCCGCCACCGCAGCCGCTTGTCGTCGAGCTGCTCGACCGCCTTGACGCCGTCCATGAACTTGGGGAACTCCTCGAACTGCGTCCACTGGTTGTAGGCCGTGGTCACCGGCACGTCTACCTCGATGGATTTCTCGATCGTGGCCATGTCGCCTCCCCCATTACGAGCGATGTCGGCGACTCCTGAGGTGCAAGGGCGGTGCCGACAGCGCAGGACTTCGCCGCGGTCGCGCGAGGCAAGGCGACTCACCATCGAGTAGGCCGAGATCGTTTTCGCCGGGAAGCTCGACGAGGTTCGCAGCGCGGTCGTCCGCATTGCAAAATTGACGCGGCGCCGGAGCGCGAACTCGCCCGCGCCACCGATCGAGCGCCGACGCGGAGGATCGGGGGTTCAGAAGGCCATGGCTTGGCACCGGAGGGCCTCGCCGGTGCTGCCGGCGGTGCTGTTCGCGACGCCCCTACTCGGTGAGGAAGACGACCGCGTGACCGCGCGCCGCCAACTCGGCGTCCACGTTAGGCCGGAGGAGCCGCCGATCGCCACGGCGCCGCTCGGAGTCTGTCGCACCTTGGCCCTGGCGACGCTCGCCAAAACGGCGATCACGGATCACCTGGAGGTGCTCGTTGTCGGACAGCTCCTGCAGCGCCCAGTCGTAGAGCGCCTCGTGGTGCTGAGCTACCAGGAACAGGCGTCGTCTCATCGTTGCCCCGGCTAGTGCCGTTCCAACTTGTTGATACTAAATCTGTCCACGAACGACGTACACGGTGCCTTCCTAGGCGCGAATAGTTGGAACGGCACTAGGGCGGGAAACTACGCCGGAGGCCGGGTGGTGTCAAGAGCCTCCGGTGCCATCGATCGCGCCCTTCACCGGATGGCCAGATCGGCGGGATCGACCCCCCGCAGCCCGTAGCGCCCCAGGAAGCGCAGCAGGCGCCGGCTGTAGCCTGACGTCGTACCCACTCCGGAGGCCTGCAGCGCGACGTGCCGCTCGATGTGATTCTGGGCCGCGCTCGCGACGAAGCCCGGTCGCTCCTGCGTCAAACCGCGCCCGGAGCGCAGGAGCGCCAGCATGCGCCCGTCGTAGAGATAGGCGACGAGCTCCATCCAGGCGTCCAGCATAGCGGTCTGGACATTGACATACGAGCGGAGCGCGAAGGCCAGCTCGGCCGGCAAAGGAATCGCTCGGCGCCGCACGAAGGGGATCAGGGCGTCGGCGACCAGCTCCGCCGAGCGC
This window encodes:
- a CDS encoding response regulator, encoding MADAPKRILIIDDDAALVDVLREYIDTHFAQNTYIVETAGNGPDGLRVVRGQRPDLVILDIEMPEMNGVEVLKQIRAIDPRIPVIMLTGTADMTATAATLEHGAVSYAPKPLNLQYLDHLLALYLTPPRGRPSGPPRL
- a CDS encoding SRPBCC family protein, with translation MATIEKSIEVDVPVTTAYNQWTQFEEFPKFMDGVKAVEQLDDKRLRWRAEIGGREKEWEAEITEQRPDERIAWRNREGAHNAGVVTFHRLSDSRSKVMLQLEYDPEGAVENVGDAIGVVSSRVEGDLERFKEFIEARGRETGAWRGEIPPDHRRPSAA